CGTCGGTCACCCAGTCGCTTTCGCCGGTCATGGCCACAACGCAGCCGTGCTTTTGCGACAATGCGATGGCTGCGTCGACGGCTTGGTCATTGGCGGCGGTTGAGTCCACGCCACGCCCTTGGCTAGCCAAGCCGTTGAGGGCAAGGATTTCAGAAGCATTGCCGCGAATAACGCAAGGCTTCAAGGCCAGCAGGCGTGTGCAAAGCGCTTGGCGATAGCGCGTTGCGCCAACCGCGACAGGGTCTAACACCCACGGGATGCCATGCTGATCGGCGGTAGTCGCCGCGATCAGCATGGCATCTGCCCAGTGGGCAGAAATCGTACCAATATTGACAGACAGCGCCGCAGAAATAGCGGTGAACTCAGCCACTTCCTCAGGCGCATGCAGCATGGCGGGCGAGGCCCCCGTGGCTAGCAGCAAGTTAGCGGTGCTGTTCATAGCGACGTAGTTGGTCATGCAATGAACCAGCGGTGTCTGTGAGCGAAGGGCCTCAAGATAATCGCCAAGCGGGCGGAGGGGCATAGTCTGTTCCTATAAAGCGGCCAGCGTGACCGGCTGAATGCCAGCATGGTAACGATTATTCACCATCAGTGCTGACCGAGATTCATGA
This DNA window, taken from Vreelandella profundi, encodes the following:
- the thiM gene encoding hydroxyethylthiazole kinase → MPLRPLGDYLEALRSQTPLVHCMTNYVAMNSTANLLLATGASPAMLHAPEEVAEFTAISAALSVNIGTISAHWADAMLIAATTADQHGIPWVLDPVAVGATRYRQALCTRLLALKPCVIRGNASEILALNGLASQGRGVDSTAANDQAVDAAIALSQKHGCVVAMTGESDWVTDGAQHYRIEGGHSLMPYVTTLGCGLSALVAAFVAANPTAALGATTAALACFAVAGERAGSSAQGPGSFQVALLDALYQLTPGDLTTHTHLEAVYAV